In a genomic window of Muntiacus reevesi chromosome 1, mMunRee1.1, whole genome shotgun sequence:
- the TNPO2 gene encoding transportin-2 isoform X2: MDWQPDEQGLQQVLQLLKDSQSPNTATQRIVQDKLKQLNQFPDFNNYLIFVLTRLKSEDEPTRSLSGLILKNNVKAHYQSFPPPVADFIKQECLNNIGDASSLIRATIGILITTIASKGELQMWPELLPQLCNLLNSEDYNTCEGAFGALQKICEDSSELLDSDALNRPLNIMIPKFLQFFKHCSPKIRSHAIACVNQFIMDRAQALMDNIDTFIEHLFALAVDDDPEVRKNVCRALVMLLEVRIDRLIPHMHSIIQYMLQRTQDHDENVALEACEFWLTLAEQPICKEVLASHLVQLIPILVKGMKYSEIDIILLKGDVEEDEAVPDSEQDIKPRFHKSRTVTLPHEAERPDGSEDAEDDDDDDALSDWNLRKCSAAALDVLANVFREELLPHLLPLLKDLLFHPEWVVKESGILVLGAIAEGCMQGMVPYLPELIPHLIQCLSDKKALVRSIACWTLSRYAHWVVSQPPDMHLKPLMTELLKRILDGNKRVQEAACSAFATLEEEACTELVPYLSYILDTLVFAFGKYQHKNLLILYDAIGTLADSVGHHLNQPEYIQKLMPPLIQKWNELKDEDKDLFPLLECLSSVATALQSGFLPYCEPVYQRCVTLVQKTLAQAMMYTQHPEQYEAPDKDFMIVALDLLSGLAEGLGGHVEQLVARSNIMTLLFQCMQDSMPEVRQSSFALLGDLTKACFIHVKPCIAEFMPILGTNLNPEFISVCNNATWAIGEICMQMGAEMQPYVQMVLNNLVEIINRPNTPKTLLENTGRLTSPSAIPAITIGRLGYVCPQEVAPMLQQFIRPWCTSLRNIRDNEEKDSAFRGICMMIGVNPGGVVQDFIFFCDAVASWVSPKDDLRDMFYKILHGFKDQVGEENWQQFSEQFPPLLKERLAAFYGV, from the exons ATGGACTGGCAGCCAGACGAGCAAGGCCTCCAGCAGGTCCTTCAGTTGCTCAAAGACTCGCAGTCACCTAACACAGCCACGCAGCGCATCGTGCAGGAt AAACTCAAACAACTGAACCAATTTCCTGACTTCAACAACTACCTGATATTCGTCCTGACGAGACTCAAGTCGGAAG ATGAGCCGACTCGCTCTCTCAGTGGCCTCATCCTCAAGAACAATGTGAAGGCACATTACCAGAGCTTTCCACCGCCTGTGGCCGACTTCATCAAACAGGAATGTCTCAACAACATTGGCGACGCCTCCTCGCTCATCCGGGCCACCATAG GCATTCTCATCACCACCATCGCTTCCAAGGGTGAGCTGCAGATGTGGCCTGAGCTGCTGCCCCAGTTATGCAACCTTCTCAACTCGGAGGATTACAATACCTGTGAG GGAGCCTTCGGAGCCCTACAGAAGATCTGTGAGGACTCGTCCGAACTGCTGGACAGCGATGCCCTCAACAGGCCCCTCAACATCATGATCCCCAAGTTCCTCCAGTTCTTCAAGCACTGTAGCCCCAAGATCCG GTCCCATGCCATCGCCTGTGTGAATCAGTTCATCATGGACCGGGCCCAGGCGCTGATGGACAACATTGACACCTTCATTGAG CATTTGTTCGCCCTGGCTGTGGACGATGACCCTGAGGTGCGGAAGAATGTGTGTCGTGCACTAGTGATGCTGCTGGAAGTGCGGATTGACAGGCTCATCCCCCACATGCACAGCATCATCCAG TACATGCTGCAGAGGACCCAAGACCACGATGAGAACGTGGCCCTCGAGGCCTGTGAGTTCTGGCTGACGCTGGCCGAGCAGCCTATCTGCAAGGAAGTCCTGGCCTCCCACTTGGTCCA GCTGATCCCCATCCTGGTAAAAGGGATGAAGTACTCGGAAATTGACATCATCCTGCTGAAG GGGGATGTTGAGGAGGACGAGGCTGTCCCTGACAGTGAACAGGACATCAAGCCACGCTTCCACAAGTCGCGCACGGTGACACTGCCCCACGAGGCTGAGCGGCCCGACGGCTCAGAGGACGCGGAGGACGATGATGACGACGACGCTTTGTCCGACTGGAATCTGA ggaagTGCTCGGCGGCTGCACTGGATGTCCTGGCCAACGTCTTCCGGGAGGAACTGCTGCCCCACTTGCTCCCGCTGCTCAAGGACCTCCTCTTCCACCCTGAGTGGGTGGTcaaggagtcaggcatcctggTGCTGGGTGCTATTGCTGAGG GCTGCATGCAGGGCATGGTGCCCTACTTGCCCGAGCTGATCCCGCACCTCATCCAGTGCCTGTCGGACAAGAAGGCCCTGGTCCGCTCCATCGCCTGCTGGACCCTGAGCCGCTATGCCCACTGGGTGGTCAGCCAGCCCCCCGACATGCACCTGAAGCCTCTGATGACGGAGCTGCTCAAGCGAATCCTGGATGGCAACAAGAGGGTACAGGAGGCGGCCTGCAG TGCCTTCGCCACCCTGgaggaagaggcctgcacggagCTCGTGCCTTACCTCAGCTACATCCTAGACACCCTTGTCTTCGCCTTCGGCAAGTACCAGCACAAGAACCTGCTCATCCTCTACGACGCCATCGGCACCCTGGCTGACTCTGTGGGCCACCACCTCAACCAGCCG gaataCATCCAGAAGCTGATGCCTCCGCTGATTCAGAAGTGGAACGAACTCAAAGATGAAGACAAGGATCTCTTCCCCCTGCTGGAG TGCCTGTCGTCAGTGGCCACTGCCCTGCAGAGCGGCTTCCTGCCCTACTGCGAGCCCGTCTACCAGCGCTGCGTCACCCTGGTGCAGAAGACGCTGGCCCAGGCCATG ATGTATACCCAGCACCCTGAGCAGTATGAGGCCCCTGACAAGGACTTCATGATTGTGGCACTAGACCTGCTCAGTGGCCTGGCTGAGGGCCTGGGTGGACACGTGGAGCAGCTGGTCGCCCGTAGCAACATCATGACACTGCTGTTTCAGTGCATGCAG GACTCGATGCCTGAGGTCCGGCAGAGCTCCTTCGCCCTCCTGGGAGACCTCACCAAAGCCTGCTTCATCCACGTCAAGCCCTGTATCG CTGAGTTCATGCCCATCCTGGGCACCAACCTGAACCCCGAGTTCATCTCTGTCTGCAACAATGCCACCTGGGCCATCGGTGAGATCTGCATGCAGATGG GGGCAGAGATGCAGCCCTATGTGCAGATGGTCCTCAACAATCTGGTGGAGATCATCAACCGGCCCAACACGCCCAAGACACTGCTGGAAAACACAG GTCGCCTGACGAGTCCCTCTGCCATTCCAGCCATCACCATCGGCCGCCTGGGCTACGTGTGCCCGCAGGAGGTGGCCCCCATGCTGCAGCAGTTCATCCGGCCTTG GTGCACGTCCCTCAGGAACATCAGGGACAACGAGGAGAAGGACTCGGCCTTCCGTGGGATCTGCATGATGATAGGCGTCAACCCTGGGGGCGTCGTGCAG gactttattttcttctgcgACGCTGTAGCCTCCTGGGTGAGCCCGAAGGATGACCTTCGGGACATGTTTTATAAG ATCCTCCATGGCTTCAAAGACCAAGTGGGGGAGGAAAACTGGCAGCAGTTCTCGGAGCAGTTCCCGCCACTGCTGAAGGAGAGGCTAGCCGCCTTCTACGGGGTCTAG
- the TNPO2 gene encoding transportin-2 isoform X3 yields MDWQPDEQGLQQVLQLLKDSQSPNTATQRIVQDKLKQLNQFPDFNNYLIFVLTRLKSEDEPTRSLSGLILKNNVKAHYQSFPPPVADFIKQECLNNIGDASSLIRATIGILITTIASKGELQMWPELLPQLCNLLNSEDYNTCEGAFGALQKICEDSSELLDSDALNRPLNIMIPKFLQFFKHCSPKIRSHAIACVNQFIMDRAQALMDNIDTFIEHLFALAVDDDPEVRKNVCRALVMLLEVRIDRLIPHMHSIIQYMLQRTQDHDENVALEACEFWLTLAEQPICKEVLASHLVQLIPILVKGMKYSEIDIILLKGDVEEDEAVPDSEQDIKPRFHKSRTVTLPHEAERPDGSEDAEDDDDDDALSDWNLRKCSAAALDVLANVFREELLPHLLPLLKDLLFHPEWVVKESGILVLGAIAEGCMQGMVPYLPELIPHLIQCLSDKKALVRSIACWTLSRYAHWVVSQPPDMHLKPLMTELLKRILDGNKRVQEAACSAFATLEEEACTELVPYLSYILDTLVFAFGKYQHKNLLILYDAIGTLADSVGHHLNQPEYIQKLMPPLIQKWNELKDEDKDLFPLLECLSSVATALQSGFLPYCEPVYQRCVTLVQKTLAQAMMYTQHPEQYEAPDKDFMIVALDLLSGLAEGLGGHVEQLVARSNIMTLLFQCMQDSMPEVRQSSFALLGDLTKACFIHVKPCIAEFMPILGTNLNPEFISVCNNATWAIGEICMQMGAEMQPYVQMVLNNLVEIINRPNTPKTLLENTAITIGRLGYVCPQEVAPMLQQFIRPWCTSLRNIRDNEEKDSAFRGICMMIGVNPGGVVQDFIFFCDAVASWVSPKDDLRDMFYKILHGFKDQVGEENWQQFSEQFPPLLKERLAAFYGVSVCVVVRGVAGERAASRSRCALVEGG; encoded by the exons ATGGACTGGCAGCCAGACGAGCAAGGCCTCCAGCAGGTCCTTCAGTTGCTCAAAGACTCGCAGTCACCTAACACAGCCACGCAGCGCATCGTGCAGGAt AAACTCAAACAACTGAACCAATTTCCTGACTTCAACAACTACCTGATATTCGTCCTGACGAGACTCAAGTCGGAAG ATGAGCCGACTCGCTCTCTCAGTGGCCTCATCCTCAAGAACAATGTGAAGGCACATTACCAGAGCTTTCCACCGCCTGTGGCCGACTTCATCAAACAGGAATGTCTCAACAACATTGGCGACGCCTCCTCGCTCATCCGGGCCACCATAG GCATTCTCATCACCACCATCGCTTCCAAGGGTGAGCTGCAGATGTGGCCTGAGCTGCTGCCCCAGTTATGCAACCTTCTCAACTCGGAGGATTACAATACCTGTGAG GGAGCCTTCGGAGCCCTACAGAAGATCTGTGAGGACTCGTCCGAACTGCTGGACAGCGATGCCCTCAACAGGCCCCTCAACATCATGATCCCCAAGTTCCTCCAGTTCTTCAAGCACTGTAGCCCCAAGATCCG GTCCCATGCCATCGCCTGTGTGAATCAGTTCATCATGGACCGGGCCCAGGCGCTGATGGACAACATTGACACCTTCATTGAG CATTTGTTCGCCCTGGCTGTGGACGATGACCCTGAGGTGCGGAAGAATGTGTGTCGTGCACTAGTGATGCTGCTGGAAGTGCGGATTGACAGGCTCATCCCCCACATGCACAGCATCATCCAG TACATGCTGCAGAGGACCCAAGACCACGATGAGAACGTGGCCCTCGAGGCCTGTGAGTTCTGGCTGACGCTGGCCGAGCAGCCTATCTGCAAGGAAGTCCTGGCCTCCCACTTGGTCCA GCTGATCCCCATCCTGGTAAAAGGGATGAAGTACTCGGAAATTGACATCATCCTGCTGAAG GGGGATGTTGAGGAGGACGAGGCTGTCCCTGACAGTGAACAGGACATCAAGCCACGCTTCCACAAGTCGCGCACGGTGACACTGCCCCACGAGGCTGAGCGGCCCGACGGCTCAGAGGACGCGGAGGACGATGATGACGACGACGCTTTGTCCGACTGGAATCTGA ggaagTGCTCGGCGGCTGCACTGGATGTCCTGGCCAACGTCTTCCGGGAGGAACTGCTGCCCCACTTGCTCCCGCTGCTCAAGGACCTCCTCTTCCACCCTGAGTGGGTGGTcaaggagtcaggcatcctggTGCTGGGTGCTATTGCTGAGG GCTGCATGCAGGGCATGGTGCCCTACTTGCCCGAGCTGATCCCGCACCTCATCCAGTGCCTGTCGGACAAGAAGGCCCTGGTCCGCTCCATCGCCTGCTGGACCCTGAGCCGCTATGCCCACTGGGTGGTCAGCCAGCCCCCCGACATGCACCTGAAGCCTCTGATGACGGAGCTGCTCAAGCGAATCCTGGATGGCAACAAGAGGGTACAGGAGGCGGCCTGCAG TGCCTTCGCCACCCTGgaggaagaggcctgcacggagCTCGTGCCTTACCTCAGCTACATCCTAGACACCCTTGTCTTCGCCTTCGGCAAGTACCAGCACAAGAACCTGCTCATCCTCTACGACGCCATCGGCACCCTGGCTGACTCTGTGGGCCACCACCTCAACCAGCCG gaataCATCCAGAAGCTGATGCCTCCGCTGATTCAGAAGTGGAACGAACTCAAAGATGAAGACAAGGATCTCTTCCCCCTGCTGGAG TGCCTGTCGTCAGTGGCCACTGCCCTGCAGAGCGGCTTCCTGCCCTACTGCGAGCCCGTCTACCAGCGCTGCGTCACCCTGGTGCAGAAGACGCTGGCCCAGGCCATG ATGTATACCCAGCACCCTGAGCAGTATGAGGCCCCTGACAAGGACTTCATGATTGTGGCACTAGACCTGCTCAGTGGCCTGGCTGAGGGCCTGGGTGGACACGTGGAGCAGCTGGTCGCCCGTAGCAACATCATGACACTGCTGTTTCAGTGCATGCAG GACTCGATGCCTGAGGTCCGGCAGAGCTCCTTCGCCCTCCTGGGAGACCTCACCAAAGCCTGCTTCATCCACGTCAAGCCCTGTATCG CTGAGTTCATGCCCATCCTGGGCACCAACCTGAACCCCGAGTTCATCTCTGTCTGCAACAATGCCACCTGGGCCATCGGTGAGATCTGCATGCAGATGG GGGCAGAGATGCAGCCCTATGTGCAGATGGTCCTCAACAATCTGGTGGAGATCATCAACCGGCCCAACACGCCCAAGACACTGCTGGAAAACACAG CCATCACCATCGGCCGCCTGGGCTACGTGTGCCCGCAGGAGGTGGCCCCCATGCTGCAGCAGTTCATCCGGCCTTG GTGCACGTCCCTCAGGAACATCAGGGACAACGAGGAGAAGGACTCGGCCTTCCGTGGGATCTGCATGATGATAGGCGTCAACCCTGGGGGCGTCGTGCAG gactttattttcttctgcgACGCTGTAGCCTCCTGGGTGAGCCCGAAGGATGACCTTCGGGACATGTTTTATAAG ATCCTCCATGGCTTCAAAGACCAAGTGGGGGAGGAAAACTGGCAGCAGTTCTCGGAGCAGTTCCCGCCACTGCTGAAGGAGAGGCTAGCCGCCTTCTACGGG gTTTCTGTCTGCGTCGTCGTCAGAGGGGTTGCTGGGGAGCGTGCTGCGTCCAGAAGTCGCTGTGCCCTGGTCGAGGGGGGTTAG
- the TNPO2 gene encoding transportin-2 isoform X1 yields MDWQPDEQGLQQVLQLLKDSQSPNTATQRIVQDKLKQLNQFPDFNNYLIFVLTRLKSEDEPTRSLSGLILKNNVKAHYQSFPPPVADFIKQECLNNIGDASSLIRATIGILITTIASKGELQMWPELLPQLCNLLNSEDYNTCEGAFGALQKICEDSSELLDSDALNRPLNIMIPKFLQFFKHCSPKIRSHAIACVNQFIMDRAQALMDNIDTFIEHLFALAVDDDPEVRKNVCRALVMLLEVRIDRLIPHMHSIIQYMLQRTQDHDENVALEACEFWLTLAEQPICKEVLASHLVQLIPILVKGMKYSEIDIILLKGDVEEDEAVPDSEQDIKPRFHKSRTVTLPHEAERPDGSEDAEDDDDDDALSDWNLRKCSAAALDVLANVFREELLPHLLPLLKDLLFHPEWVVKESGILVLGAIAEGCMQGMVPYLPELIPHLIQCLSDKKALVRSIACWTLSRYAHWVVSQPPDMHLKPLMTELLKRILDGNKRVQEAACSAFATLEEEACTELVPYLSYILDTLVFAFGKYQHKNLLILYDAIGTLADSVGHHLNQPEYIQKLMPPLIQKWNELKDEDKDLFPLLECLSSVATALQSGFLPYCEPVYQRCVTLVQKTLAQAMMYTQHPEQYEAPDKDFMIVALDLLSGLAEGLGGHVEQLVARSNIMTLLFQCMQDSMPEVRQSSFALLGDLTKACFIHVKPCIAEFMPILGTNLNPEFISVCNNATWAIGEICMQMGAEMQPYVQMVLNNLVEIINRPNTPKTLLENTAITIGRLGYVCPQEVAPMLQQFIRPWCTSLRNIRDNEEKDSAFRGICMMIGVNPGGVVQDFIFFCDAVASWVSPKDDLRDMFYKILHGFKDQVGEENWQQFSEQFPPLLKERLAAFYGV; encoded by the exons ATGGACTGGCAGCCAGACGAGCAAGGCCTCCAGCAGGTCCTTCAGTTGCTCAAAGACTCGCAGTCACCTAACACAGCCACGCAGCGCATCGTGCAGGAt AAACTCAAACAACTGAACCAATTTCCTGACTTCAACAACTACCTGATATTCGTCCTGACGAGACTCAAGTCGGAAG ATGAGCCGACTCGCTCTCTCAGTGGCCTCATCCTCAAGAACAATGTGAAGGCACATTACCAGAGCTTTCCACCGCCTGTGGCCGACTTCATCAAACAGGAATGTCTCAACAACATTGGCGACGCCTCCTCGCTCATCCGGGCCACCATAG GCATTCTCATCACCACCATCGCTTCCAAGGGTGAGCTGCAGATGTGGCCTGAGCTGCTGCCCCAGTTATGCAACCTTCTCAACTCGGAGGATTACAATACCTGTGAG GGAGCCTTCGGAGCCCTACAGAAGATCTGTGAGGACTCGTCCGAACTGCTGGACAGCGATGCCCTCAACAGGCCCCTCAACATCATGATCCCCAAGTTCCTCCAGTTCTTCAAGCACTGTAGCCCCAAGATCCG GTCCCATGCCATCGCCTGTGTGAATCAGTTCATCATGGACCGGGCCCAGGCGCTGATGGACAACATTGACACCTTCATTGAG CATTTGTTCGCCCTGGCTGTGGACGATGACCCTGAGGTGCGGAAGAATGTGTGTCGTGCACTAGTGATGCTGCTGGAAGTGCGGATTGACAGGCTCATCCCCCACATGCACAGCATCATCCAG TACATGCTGCAGAGGACCCAAGACCACGATGAGAACGTGGCCCTCGAGGCCTGTGAGTTCTGGCTGACGCTGGCCGAGCAGCCTATCTGCAAGGAAGTCCTGGCCTCCCACTTGGTCCA GCTGATCCCCATCCTGGTAAAAGGGATGAAGTACTCGGAAATTGACATCATCCTGCTGAAG GGGGATGTTGAGGAGGACGAGGCTGTCCCTGACAGTGAACAGGACATCAAGCCACGCTTCCACAAGTCGCGCACGGTGACACTGCCCCACGAGGCTGAGCGGCCCGACGGCTCAGAGGACGCGGAGGACGATGATGACGACGACGCTTTGTCCGACTGGAATCTGA ggaagTGCTCGGCGGCTGCACTGGATGTCCTGGCCAACGTCTTCCGGGAGGAACTGCTGCCCCACTTGCTCCCGCTGCTCAAGGACCTCCTCTTCCACCCTGAGTGGGTGGTcaaggagtcaggcatcctggTGCTGGGTGCTATTGCTGAGG GCTGCATGCAGGGCATGGTGCCCTACTTGCCCGAGCTGATCCCGCACCTCATCCAGTGCCTGTCGGACAAGAAGGCCCTGGTCCGCTCCATCGCCTGCTGGACCCTGAGCCGCTATGCCCACTGGGTGGTCAGCCAGCCCCCCGACATGCACCTGAAGCCTCTGATGACGGAGCTGCTCAAGCGAATCCTGGATGGCAACAAGAGGGTACAGGAGGCGGCCTGCAG TGCCTTCGCCACCCTGgaggaagaggcctgcacggagCTCGTGCCTTACCTCAGCTACATCCTAGACACCCTTGTCTTCGCCTTCGGCAAGTACCAGCACAAGAACCTGCTCATCCTCTACGACGCCATCGGCACCCTGGCTGACTCTGTGGGCCACCACCTCAACCAGCCG gaataCATCCAGAAGCTGATGCCTCCGCTGATTCAGAAGTGGAACGAACTCAAAGATGAAGACAAGGATCTCTTCCCCCTGCTGGAG TGCCTGTCGTCAGTGGCCACTGCCCTGCAGAGCGGCTTCCTGCCCTACTGCGAGCCCGTCTACCAGCGCTGCGTCACCCTGGTGCAGAAGACGCTGGCCCAGGCCATG ATGTATACCCAGCACCCTGAGCAGTATGAGGCCCCTGACAAGGACTTCATGATTGTGGCACTAGACCTGCTCAGTGGCCTGGCTGAGGGCCTGGGTGGACACGTGGAGCAGCTGGTCGCCCGTAGCAACATCATGACACTGCTGTTTCAGTGCATGCAG GACTCGATGCCTGAGGTCCGGCAGAGCTCCTTCGCCCTCCTGGGAGACCTCACCAAAGCCTGCTTCATCCACGTCAAGCCCTGTATCG CTGAGTTCATGCCCATCCTGGGCACCAACCTGAACCCCGAGTTCATCTCTGTCTGCAACAATGCCACCTGGGCCATCGGTGAGATCTGCATGCAGATGG GGGCAGAGATGCAGCCCTATGTGCAGATGGTCCTCAACAATCTGGTGGAGATCATCAACCGGCCCAACACGCCCAAGACACTGCTGGAAAACACAG CCATCACCATCGGCCGCCTGGGCTACGTGTGCCCGCAGGAGGTGGCCCCCATGCTGCAGCAGTTCATCCGGCCTTG GTGCACGTCCCTCAGGAACATCAGGGACAACGAGGAGAAGGACTCGGCCTTCCGTGGGATCTGCATGATGATAGGCGTCAACCCTGGGGGCGTCGTGCAG gactttattttcttctgcgACGCTGTAGCCTCCTGGGTGAGCCCGAAGGATGACCTTCGGGACATGTTTTATAAG ATCCTCCATGGCTTCAAAGACCAAGTGGGGGAGGAAAACTGGCAGCAGTTCTCGGAGCAGTTCCCGCCACTGCTGAAGGAGAGGCTAGCCGCCTTCTACGGGGTCTAG
- the FBXW9 gene encoding F-box/WD repeat-containing protein 9, with amino-acid sequence MELPPGPRDDPHAWDDDSDPELEPDPDAQAEAYVARVLSPPKLGLAPPRAPPLPAPTVSLGALEPWAASKGPTVAVPGLLSLPPELLLEICAYLDARLVLHVLPRVCHALRDLVRDHVTWRLRAQRRVRAPYPVVEEEDFDWPKACIELEQHLSRWAEDGRRAEYFCLADGHFASIDSVLLLQGGTLCLSGSRDRNVNLWDLQQLGVEPSQVLVKTLGTQKNSTHKGWVWSLAALDHRVCSGSWDSTVKLWDMAADGQQFGEIKAKAAVLCLSYRPDILVTGTYDKKVTVYDPRVGPALLKSRRLHSSAVLALLADDRHIISGSEDHTLVVFDRRANSVLQRLQLDSYLLCMSYQEPQLWAGDNQGLLHVFANRSGCFQLVRSFDVGHRSQITGIKHSLGALYTTSTDKTIRVHVPTDPPRTICTRSHHNVLNGICAEGNLVVAASGGLSLEVWRLQA; translated from the exons ATGGAGCTGCCTCCAGGGCCGCGCGACGATCCCCACGCCTGGGACGATGACTCGGACCCGGAGCTGGAGCCTGACCCCGACGCGCAGGCCGAGGCTTACGTGGCCCGCGTGCTCAGTCCTCCGAAACTCGGGCTGGCACCCCCGCGCGCCCCTCCTTTGCCCGCGCCCACGGTGTCCCTTGGCGCTCTGGAACCGTGGGCCGCGTCCAAGGGCCCGACTGTGGCGGTTCCGGGCCTGCTGAGCCTACCCCCGGAGCTGCTGCTCGAGATCTGCGCCTACCTCGACGCGCGCCTCGTGCTCCATGTCCTGCCACGCGTTTGCCACGCGCTGCGCGACCTCGTGCGTGACCATGTCACCTGGAGGCTACGCGCGCAGCGCCGCGTACGCGCGCCCTACCCAGTGGTGGAAG AGGAGGACTTTGACTGGCCGAAGGCCTGCATTGAGTTGGAACAGCACCTGTCACGCTGGGCAGAGGATGGGCGCAGGGCTGAATACTTCTGCCTGGCCGATGGGCACTTTGCTTCCATTGACTCAGTGCTGCTGCTTCAG GGTGGGACACTCTGCCTGTCGGGTTCCCGAGATCGCAATGTCAACCTGTGGGACCTGCAGCAGCTGGGGGTGGAGCCCAGCCAGGTTCTGGTcaagaccctggggacccagaagAACAGCACTCACAAG GGCTGGGTGTGGTCACTGGCAGCGCTGGACCACCGAGTGTGCTCCGGTTCCTGGGACAGCACAGTGAAGCTCTGGGACATGGCAGCTGACGGACAGCAGTTTGGCGAGATAAA GGCCAAGGCAGCTGTTCTATGCCTGTCCTACCGGCCAGATATCCTGGTGACCGGTACCTATGATAAGAAGGTGACCGTCTACGATCCCAGAG TTGGCCCAGCCCTGCTGAAGAGCCGGCGGCTGCACTCCAGCGCCGTACTGGCACTGCTGGCAGACGACCGGCACATCATCTCAGGCAGCGAGGACCACACGCTCGTGGTGTTCGACCGCCGGGCCAACAGTGTCCTGCAGCGGCTGCAG CTGGACTCCTACCTGCTCTGCATGTCCTACCAGGAACCTCAGCTCTGGGCCGGCGATAACCAGGGCCTACTGCACGTCTTTGCCAACCGCAGTGGCTGCTTCCAGCTTGTCCGG tcctTTGACGTGGGCCACAGGTCTCAGATCACGGGGATCAAGCACTCCCTAGGGGCCTTGTACACCACGTCCACCGACAAGACCATCCGG GTACACGTGCCCACAGACCCGCCAAGGACCATCTGCACTCGAAGCCACCACAACGTGCTGAATGGG ATCTGTGCTGAGGGCAACCTGGTGGTGGCCGCCTCCGGGGGCCTGTCGCTGGAGGTCTGGAGGCTGCAGGCCTGA
- the GNG14 gene encoding putative guanine nucleotide-binding protein G(I)/G(S)/G(O) subunit gamma-14 isoform X1: MSSKVTVGSDIGQARRAVEQLRMEAGIDRVKVSKAAADLLQFCTEQAKSDPFLVGIPAATNPFKEKKPCAIL, translated from the exons ATGTCCAGCAAGGTGACCGTTGGCAGTGACATTGGGCAAGCCCGCCGGGCCGTGGAGCAGCTGCGGATGGAGGCGGGCATTGACCGCGTGAAG GTATCCAAGGCAGCTGCCGACCTGCTGCAGTTCTGCACAGAGCAGGCCAAGAGCGACCCCTTTCTTGTGGGCATCCCGGCCGCCACCAATCCCTTCAAGGAGAAGAAGCCCTGTGCCATCCTGTGA
- the GNG14 gene encoding putative guanine nucleotide-binding protein G(I)/G(S)/G(O) subunit gamma-14 isoform X2: protein MGATNDIGQARRAVEQLRMEAGIDRVKVSKAAADLLQFCTEQAKSDPFLVGIPAATNPFKEKKPCAIL from the exons ATGGGAGCCACTAA TGACATTGGGCAAGCCCGCCGGGCCGTGGAGCAGCTGCGGATGGAGGCGGGCATTGACCGCGTGAAG GTATCCAAGGCAGCTGCCGACCTGCTGCAGTTCTGCACAGAGCAGGCCAAGAGCGACCCCTTTCTTGTGGGCATCCCGGCCGCCACCAATCCCTTCAAGGAGAAGAAGCCCTGTGCCATCCTGTGA